Genomic DNA from Triticum dicoccoides isolate Atlit2015 ecotype Zavitan chromosome 4B, WEW_v2.0, whole genome shotgun sequence:
TTTAACGCATCATGGATGCCTAATCCCATGTTTGCACCTTTTCTTATTGGTTCCTCTCAGCAGAGGCAAGCTGATAACTCTGGACTGACTTTTGTCCCAACAGGTCCACCAGTTCCTTTTGTTGTGCTCCCATTTGTTCCTGGCAATAGTGATGGATCTGTTCCACAGTTCGAGGGAAATGACGGAATTGATCAGTTTCCTGTCAATGTTGCTGTTCAAAATTTTAGTTCACTCAATGATGTTCACCAACCTGATAACAGTGCTACCTCAGCGACAACATCCAGTACTGTAGCTAATCCATCTTATGATCACAAGCCTGACATTTTGAACAGTGATATTGCCAGCCATTGGCAGAATTTACAATATGGACGATTCTGCCAAGATGCACGCCCCATGGGTCCTGTATTATACCCTTTTGCAGTGCCTCCAGGGTACATGCAGGGGCATGTTCCATGGGATGGGCCTGGAAGACCACCTTCACCGAATGTCAACTGGACACAGATGGTGGGTCCTGGCCAAAGAGCCTTCCCTATGATGCCTCTACAGCCTGCTTCAGAAAGAGTTACTGCTGTTCCTCCGCACTATGGAGAGCATGCACCCAGATACCGTGGTGGAACAGGAACCTACTTGCCAAATCCTGTAAGCTCCTAATAATTCGTTCATTAGTCTTACCTTATTGCAGACATAACATGCTTATTCTTAGTATCTCAAAAAATAATATAGAAGAAGAGCTTTTGTTAATTTACTGGCTTCAGCAGTATAGTTTGATAAGCATCATCTTTCTGAAATGTAATATCATTTGTCCCAGCTTGTGAAACATATGGTTTTAAGTTTGTAGCCAGCTGCATTCCATATTACTCAAACGATCTAGTGGAAAGGGGCATGCTATTATTGTCAAACAGAAACAGATGTATTTAGGTATTCTTTGAAATTGTGGTACGACCCAGATTTATACAGAATAGACATTGAAATCGAAAGCTCCACATTGCCATAGATGCTGAGAAACAGATGGTCTTGGTCCATCCATTTATGACCCTACTGTGAGATTGTAACATTTACTTATTTTATGGATGAATGTGTTTCATAGGTGTACAGTTACAAAACGGCAAATGTGTTTACCTGTAATATTCAAGAGAAGATATTCTTCCGCTTGTCATGAGTACAGTTTGTACCCCAGAAACAGACAGAGATTACCGTTACCAAGTGGCTTGTTCCAGGATACTTAGTAGTAACCGGTAAAGCCTAGTCTAGAAGTATTAGTAGTAAAATAAGTAGTAACTGGAACCATCTTCTTGAAAGTTTCCTTGGCAATCCATCAACTCAAATGTTGACATCGATCTGGTTCTGTCGTACTAAGCAATCTATCTTTGTACTTAATGTACTTAATGTAAACAACCATGGAGTAGATCGCTACAATGGTGTGAATTTTAGTCATCACTCATCGCTAAGTGAAAGTAGGATTTTTCCTCGAAAAGTGGAAGTAGGAACAATTTCAGTATCCCGAAGTGTAGTGCACATGGTGTTTGCATTATGGTTGATGGAGTCTCAGCTAACTGCAGTGTGACTGTTCATCTGTTGCTGCATGGGAAACTCAAGAGCTTATATCATGGATATAAGATATTCTGGGTGATGTGTAGCTCTGTGCCCCGCCACCACTTGTGCGGTTGTGCCTCAAGGGCAATATAGTTTATCAGGcgattctttatgaacgtgatagttGCTTTACGAACATGATAGTATTTTAACTGGGAATACTAAGCTGTCAATTCTGTTCTTTGCATTTTCTCAGAAGGTTCCATTTAGGGACCGAGAGCGTCCCTCGAGTTCAAGATACGTCAGAGGAGGTTATAATAGTGACAAGGGTGACAATGGTGATAAAGAAGGAAGTTGGGCAAACTCAAGACAACGAAATACAGGCCGCAATTATGGACGTAGTCAGTCAGAGAGGTATGGCATGAGGTCTGATAGGCAGACAACAGATGAAGGTCAATTTGACAGGCAGCGGAGATCCTATAGAAATGACTCACACAGGCATGAGGCAGGTGCTCAATACCTTGGACAGGGTCAATCTCATGGATCCACAAACTCTACTCGCAGACCAGGGAATGTCACACATGGGGTTTACTCATCACCATATGCTGTGCCAAATGGTGTTGGTGCTTCAGATTCACCATATTTTATGGTTTACCCATACGAACCAGCTGCAAATCATGGTTCTTCCTCTGAACCGCTTGAATTTGGTTCACTGGGGCCAATCTCTATGGCAGATGATGGTGATCTACCACAGCCCACTCGCCAAGTAATGGCCAATGGCTTTTATGGGCAAAGACATACTGCATTTAGGGTTAGTTCCTCTCATTCATCTCCTGATCAACCATCCTCACCTCAACCTCGCAGGTAATACCCGTCGCTCATCTCTTTTCTTGCGTATCATTTCTGTATTATTGTTTAAGTGTGAGCAGTTACCGTGGAACAAACCAAATTATTGATGTATGAGGTACTTGATTTTTATTTGCATAAAGAAACTGGTAGGTGTTTCCATATGCATCATCACAGTTAGTGTGATAACAATTGCTACTGTCATTCTAGCTAAAATTAAGAAAAAATAATACCGAATGAGTGATATGTTTGGGATGCGCTAGAGTTTTAGCTACTTTAACTTTCATTTTTCGGCGTAGCAATCTTTTTCTGCTGCCTTTGAGGATATGACCCGTCGAGCTGACATTTTTACAATGCTTTCTTCATTATGCTGGATATGATGGAGCTGTGAAAGCTTTAACTTTGGCACATCAGTAATTATGTTCATCAAAACATGGAATAAAGAATAAAGTGGAAGTTATCTCAGGGAAAATACCGTCATATATCTTTGGATAGCTATTTTCTGTTGAGGAGCTATTCAGTTATTGTTGGCTAACCATCTTTGTTACTACCGAAAGAGAGGATAAATGATATCAATTCTATGTTTCATACAAGTAGTATTCTGATGATTATTCTACATGGTAGTTACTTGGTTCTATTCTTCAAACATTGTGGCATTAAATGAATTACAGTTTGTTCAAATTACATAATAATTTCATAAATTATTTAGTTTGCTTCCGTGAAATGCTTTCTTGATTGTTACTGTTGTCAGTATTTTACAGCATTTGTTGTCACCACCCTGAtccttttgttttctctttttttgaagGTAGCTGGAAGGATACGATAGCTTGGCTCTGATACTGAACCCATGCACACCCTTCAGTTATATTTAGCTCTGGTGCCTGTGATTACGTCGAACGCGACTGCATATTGTTGGACTCTGGTGCCCAGAGTGCGCATGTGCCTTTAGCTGGTAAGCAGCTGGTGGCCAGATACCTCACCAATATTTAGTTCGTCCAAAGAGACATCAGTCAGCAGCAGGTCATTTTACTGGCAAGCAGCTGATGATACTTTGAGATGCCTCGGGAATATTTAGTTCCATGGAAAGACGCATCAGTCATTTCAACATGCTTTACTGGGCTTTCTGAGACTAAAGCAGAATCACCTTCTGAATAAACCATGGAACCGGGAAGACGAGAATATATCCTCTTATTGACCCAAAGGATATGATCAAGGAAGGGTTAAGCGAGAATGCCAGCCCTCGTACTGCCATCTCGATATCAGAGACAAGACTGGGAAATCATCGGATTCTACTAGTACTGCCTGGACACCTATCCAGAGCCGAAAGCTAATAGTGAACTCATGTCACTTGGCAGAAGCAAGATCATGTAATCATGTTTTCACATATGGAAACTTTTCACGTTAGATGTATTAGGGTTTAAGAATCTTGAAGTTGAGTTTCTAGCTTCGAGGAATATGATTATCTGTATTACTCTTCGGCTAATGAAAAGATCGATCGATCGCTTCGTTTGATCAACTTCCTTTTCAGATGTGCTCTCTGTTATGGTTTTATTCTTGTGCAGTTTGATTTTGGTACAGGGAGAATGTCGGTTGTATGCTCATCTCTTGTGTTGAGCAATCTGATGCTCTATCAATTGAGTTTCATATCCGTTGGTATTCAAATGGATTCTTGAACTATCGAAATGCGCCACCAGTTATTTTTGCTTACGATTTGTTGATGGTAAGTAAGGCTTGCACTAACAGTAACAGACAGTTGTGGTTCAAGAACTGACGCAGAAAATTCAAATTTCGCATGGAGTACTACTGATAGAACAAGAAGCCACTATTCCCATTGTCCTTTTTAAACCATCTGTAATTCTTGGAAATTGCTTTTGGAGGCCTCCAAATGCAAAATTCAAAATTCttgaaaattcatatttttacatgTAAAAAATCATGTGAAAAAATATAGAGATAGATGAAGGCATAGTGTACAACCGTGTAAATTTTCAGAACGAAATACGATGAAATGGGGGCTGTGCAGAAAAGACAAATTTGGGGCTTAATaaaacatgatactattcatcctcccagATCATGTTGTCATTTTTGTACATGTCGCATTTCAActatttcatcctgaaattttacacacatatgCTTCACATTGTTGTTTACTTGGTACAATTTTTGTCATATTTTTTTGAAACCgaaatttttgaatttgaattttttcaaaaaatcggCCTCCATCAAGGCCGAGAGCCAAAACGCCATTCTCTGCAATTCTGAACTAGATTGTGTGTTTGCCCACTGTTCATTTCCCACTCAAATCAAATCTCTCTTTCTCTAGTAACTATGCTACCACGACATCCTGCCGCTGTGGCAAGAAGCAGCTCCGCAGTGCCAGAACTCTGTTTCCGGCGAGCAATTGAGTCGGATGCTGCAGCGTGGTCTGTTCATTCCCCAACTCTCTTCTTGAGCTCCGTGATGAAGTCCTCCTTCTCCTGGTCCGTCATCCCCACCGTGGAGCAGTCGCCGACGCCCCACTCGGCGCCCCGCAGGCAGTACTTGTCCTGGATCTCCCTCTCGTTCCTGAGAGCAATGGCAAATTTTCGCCCAAGAGAGGCTCATCACATGAACGTGGCACCAAAGCTATCACAAGTACAAGAGGAGAAGAACGGCGGCTAGAGCTTCAAAATCTGGCCATGGCATCACATACTTTTCTTTGTTCTGCTTGGACCTCTCGAGCAGCTCCTTGAGCACCTTGGAGGACTTGAACCTCGAGTCATTCTCCGCGTACTTCCTCTGGTTCTCCGCTTCAGAATTCATTCAGTGCAAATTAACGGAAAATAAATAAGTTGATATACTACTGTATGAGATGAGATAGTGTAGAGCAGGTAGCTCGCTGACCAACCATTCCATTTGTCCAGGAACTCGAGCCGGGGCATCGGGGGCGCTGGAACCGACTCCAGCCCGGTGGACCCTGACAGGATGCCGGCGCTCACTGCAAGTCCGCACACGAATTTCAACGGTGTTGGGCCTGTTGGCCATTGCCGTTCGTGGAATGGAAACATACGTGACTATGTCTATGTGTGAAGAATTTGCACTCTACCTGGGGTGGACCAGAGGACGAGCGAGAGGGAGACGGCCGCGGGGACGCCCAGCAGGAACGCCCGGCCGCTCTTCTCCGGCGCGCTGCAGCGGCCCCTCGGCGGCGGTGCCGAGGCGGTGGCCGGTGGCGCGCCGCAGAGGATGCGGATGCCGAGCATGGTGCCCCGCTAGTGTTCAGTGGTTTCTTGCTCGTGCTGGTGGGCTCAACGTAGGCGAGAGacgggatggatggatggatggatgagccGTTGAGCTTCTCTGAGTGACCTGGTCGAGTGAGGAGGTTGCGGGTGGGGGATTGGGGAAGGGTGGGCGCCACTCTCACTACCTGTTCTCTTGTCAGCCACTAACGATGGGGCTGATCTCGGAGATTGCCCTTCGGATCTTTTTCTTGTGTGTATGTGAGTCTTGCAGCGGCGATCAAACGATACGTTTGGAGCCTGGTCCAGCCTAAAGTGACGAGTATTTAACataaaaaaactaccactttccatTCAATCCTATAGCTGAAAACTACCACTATAAAAATtagcaaaaaactaaaaaaaaactataatccgtgacaaaaaactaccaagtcAGAAAAGTGATCGATTCGGATGTTTTAAGCCTGATTATGAAAAGTGAGGCCACACATTAGGTGATGTTTCAGCATTGACCTAACGGCCGACCGGCGCGGCTCGGTCGGACCGTGTCGGGTGCTGGTCAAAAAGGCACGACCAGCTTGCTCTCTCCCCACTCGCACTCACTCTCTCTGCtcaactcaatctctctctctctctctctctctctctctctctctctctctctctctctctcctctctctctccctttttcgaccttgccgccgctgccgccgccatcaTTCTTACTCGTCGGCGTTGAGAATGGCTTCCTGGAGGGACGAAGAGGAGAGCTCGGGTGACAACATCTTCATGGTTGGCATGGAAGCCGAGCTCTTTGTAAGTCCACACTCCACAATGCTGGTTCTaaattagggttagggttaggtctTGCAAAGTTGggattttttattttacttttaacTTGGCTCGATCTGCTCATATCGTATGATGTGTGTGCTACAATGCTTGCAGCAAACACCTGACACTGTGGTGGATCCATCTTTCTGTGGATCAGTTCTTGAATCAGAGTCAAAATGCATGTTGCATGGCAAGAGGCCCAAGCCAAGAATATGGTGGTTTTTGGAGGTTCCTTGACTGGGAGGAGATTCCTAGGTTGTGTTGAGCAGGTTTGTATTTTTGAGCTAGATGATGTGCTTGTTTTTGTGGTTTGATGTGACGTGATATGGTGTGGTTCTCTATCAGAATGTGTGATGTGGTTTCATGTGGTATGCTTTGGCTTTTGAAGGTGCTAGAATAAAAAAGCAGTCAACTGAATTTAAGTTTATAATCCACAATGTAGTATTCTGAAGCATTATTCAGTTAGCTTCACTTTATTGCATTATACAACATTTTTCTAGTAGAGCAACATAGATCTCAAGATAGAGATTCAGTTAAATCCCTAACTGAAAGGATCAatacggtcgactagagggggtgtgggtgaataggagactacaattTTTAATCTTGTTTGTCAATTTTAGGGATAAGCGGACAAATAGGattcactagatatgcaactaggtgaacacaacGTACATGACAAGCAAGCTTAAAGGTAAATATGCTATGCAACAATCTAATTAGCAAGCCCACAAGCATACAAAGCAAAGCAAAAGTgtgggaaaggattaaccacaagtgagacgaTGACACAAattttatcccgaagttcactcttccttgagGAAGAGCTAATCTTCATTAGAGCGGTGTTGGAGCCAAAGCTTACGAAACGCCACCGAAGGCTCACGATATTATCCATGAGTCACCCCAACAGATGAGTCTCGAATCAATCGAGGTTGGTCTTGAAGGAGACCatcacacctttacaaacttctccagAACACACCACAAGCAACGAAGCTTTCAGAGGAATCTCTAACTGTTAAGGAGCCCAAGATACAAGAGTATCAAATCAATGATGGAAAAATATTGCGGGGAACACAAATTTGCTTTGTTCAAAGTGTAGATcaggtcttgctctcccaatccccaaagtatcaagtttgggtggagggattgagagtattgagcaaaatgaAGTGTAGCAATGGTGAAcctcaacaagacattagggttaggGGTTGGAGGTGGAAGAAAACCCTTTATAAAGTGTTCTTGGCCGGTGGGGATTTCTGCCCGTTGAACCACCACCCTGTGCGCACGAGAGTCCAGGACCCCATCCGCATGGGGTGTCAAGAAAGTTTCATggcaccccatgcgcacggggtgtcTAGTAAGTTTTTGTTGAAACTCTAAGGACACCTCGACGAAGCACGCTATGTGTGGTAGGTGTAGGAGAGCTGGTGTATATGTTTGATGCATTCCCAGACAATATTCATCCATGATGACCCCTCTCGATAGTGCAgtttttcctacgactcaaatcgaaCCAAGACGAAAACCTTCGAGTCGTTGGTAAACCATGCCTTTGACCCTTCTTgaaatggggggggggggtcaCACAACTCCAACAAGATCTTCATGGGACCAATATCCTAAGATAAACTCTAGCAACCGATATTAGTTCCACTAACCATACTATCATCACACTAAAATATAATTAAGTGCCACATGCACTTTCAGTCTGCTCCTTTTTGGTGCATTGATGACATTATGGTTAGGACATGTAAAAAAGAGATAACACTATGTCTGGCCATGCCAATGGCTATTGATCGCGAGAGCTCCCCCTAGATGAGTGTGAGAAATAAATGATATGCTTGATTATGCATCAAACACCCACACAAGAAGCTCCCCCTAGATTAGTAGACCTATGCAATGAAATGAATACAGAGTAATCAATAATAGCACATGCATAGGTGCTTGACATGTGGTCAACAAGATATAAGCTAAATGGTGCCTAGATCACATGCAGGAGGTACGGTGAGCATGTATAGTGTGAGATAAGatgtaaataataaacatgatgatAAAGCAATAAGCAAATCATAGTCTCATATAAAAGTATATCAAGCCAACACTAACACATACAATAAAAGCAAGCTTGAGATGTCAACTCAACTTCACACGGTCCTAAATAGAacacttctccccctttgtcatcaagacaACAAAAAGGGAAAAAAGTGATGCTAGCGAAAACTAGACAAGAGGAGGCGTgcttgcatcatcatcatcatcattgaaaTACCATACCGCAAGAGGAAATGACTGAGAAATGGCCACACTATCATTGTCATCAGACCCAGAACCTGTCTGCTCCTCTGGAGCTGCACGCTCACCTTCTTCTGACGCCTCTCTAGCTTGCCCCTATTGATTTCCTTGATCTGATGCTTCTGGATAGACTGACACATATTGAAAAGGTTGCCAACTATCTTCAGCAATGACTTCTCTTTAGTGAAGTTGGCCTCAGTAGCTACCTGCTTGCCCTTTCCACATGGGATACACGCAGTGGAGGCACATCTGGTGGTGAAAGTGGCACGCTCATCGGGCCTCGGGTTTCACCCCTTCTTAGGAGGCACATAAGGAGCAGGAGGAGTCGGAACCCAGTTGGCATGCTTAGGAATGGAAGTGCGGTACTTGGAGATGTACTTTGTAGGGAAGACTGATTCAGTCAAGGCCTGAATGAATGGAGCATAGATCAAAGACTTGTTCTCCTGGACGCACCGTCGCGGCTCATAATACAAGAAGTCTAGAACATCCACTTTATTACTATCATGAATGTAGACAAAGATGTCCAACATCGAGCTCCTCAGATTGTGAGAGTCCCTAGCCTTAGGATTGATTGTGTACCTAAGGATGTGGCGCATAGTATCATAGACAGACAACAACTCCTCGATTGGACCAGTGACGAATGATTTCTCCGACTTGTAAGCGAAAGCAGTCTCATCCTTGTTCCTCCCAGTCTAACGAGCACGTACAAAGTCATCATGCTCCTCCTCAAAGAACTGATATGGAATGGTCTCAGAGAACTTAGCCATGGAGGCCTTGCACTCACGAGCCCCAGACATCCAAGTGAAAGTGCGAGCAGAGTCATTGTGGAACTAAACAATGGCAAAGAATTACATCACAAGATCCTCATTGAACGGATGATTGAAAGTGACAAAAGGAATCAAACCAAGTCTGCCAAGAGCATCATAAACACCGGGGTAGATATGAGAGTTGTCCCGGAGGCTATCCACATCAACCTACTTGTGAGGAGCAAACTTCTTCACCTTGTTCATGAGTGAATAAGAGTATACCCGGTGCTGGAACTCATTCTTGAATCTAGGATCAACTCTCATACCAGTGTCAGGCTCATAAGGAAAATCTTGTCTGCCAGCCCATGGTTTTGGCTTGGTCCACTCACTGAGGGGCAAGAGCCTGACATCACGCCCTCCAGG
This window encodes:
- the LOC119291253 gene encoding uncharacterized protein LOC119291253 encodes the protein MLGIRILCGAPPATASAPPPRGRCSAPEKSGRAFLLGVPAAVSLSLVLWSTPVSAGILSGSTGLESVPAPPMPRLEFLDKWNAENQRKYAENDSRFKSSKVLKELLERSKQNKEKNEREIQDKYCLRGAEWGVGDCSTVGMTDQEKEDFITELKKRVGE